One genomic segment of Dehalogenimonas alkenigignens includes these proteins:
- a CDS encoding YDG domain-containing protein, producing MDSNGFLKWLKRILVAAPIALVAMAMLSLPMSAVSGVSITPATATTVSIDTTSAAGGTSTWTALGTISGPIITENAVGGIATGLHVLTLPAGWEFNIGQNVTIGLNGTDLTLGNGVITPGTNTLTFNVTAHSTTVPAVLTFSNIQVRPTGTVVGSVNVTHSGPGIVGVTDGVTSFGNFTTVHGTATGITITPGSASVVVASTQAYTATAHDQFNNTWDVTGSTTFTTSGGGSFAANIFSAATVTGSPWTVTGTLASPVLSNTASVTVTPKALTVSGITGVNKVYNGNTTANLNTGGAALVGVLGGQTVTLNTAGAVGAFADKNIGTGKTVTISGLTIGGADVANYTLTQP from the coding sequence ATGGACTCAAATGGTTTTCTGAAATGGTTAAAAAGGATCCTGGTCGCGGCGCCAATCGCGCTGGTAGCAATGGCGATGCTCTCTCTTCCAATGTCTGCCGTTAGTGGGGTATCCATAACTCCGGCGACGGCGACAACGGTCTCAATTGATACCACCTCAGCCGCCGGTGGCACCAGCACATGGACCGCTTTGGGTACGATTTCAGGGCCGATAATTACAGAGAATGCTGTCGGCGGAATCGCCACCGGCTTGCATGTTTTGACCCTACCTGCTGGCTGGGAATTTAATATTGGGCAAAACGTGACTATTGGCCTCAACGGTACTGATTTAACCTTGGGAAATGGGGTCATCACACCAGGCACTAATACCTTGACTTTCAATGTTACTGCCCATTCTACAACCGTTCCGGCGGTCTTAACTTTTTCGAATATCCAGGTCAGACCTACGGGCACAGTTGTGGGTTCGGTTAACGTGACCCATTCTGGTCCTGGGATTGTCGGCGTTACAGATGGCGTAACCAGTTTCGGGAACTTCACCACCGTACATGGTACCGCCACCGGCATTACTATCACTCCGGGTAGTGCGAGTGTTGTTGTAGCCAGTACTCAAGCCTACACCGCCACTGCCCATGATCAATTTAACAACACCTGGGATGTCACTGGATCGACCACTTTCACGACCAGTGGCGGCGGTTCTTTTGCAGCCAATATCTTTAGTGCGGCGACCGTTACTGGTAGCCCATGGACCGTTACAGGTACTCTGGCTTCCCCGGTCCTGTCAAACACCGCCTCCGTCACTGTCACACCGAAGGCTCTAACGGTCAGTGGCATAACCGGGGTGAACAAAGTTTATAATGGCAACACTACAGCCAATTTGAACACAGGCGGCGCGGCTCTGGTAGGTGTACTTGGTGGCCAAACCGTCACCTTGAACACGGCCGGTGCAGTTGGCGCTTTTGCAGATAAAAATATCGGCACCGGTAAAACAGTGACTATCTCCGGATTGACCATCGGTGGCGCTGATGTTGCCAACTACACGCTGACTCAGCCAA